In a genomic window of Penaeus chinensis breed Huanghai No. 1 chromosome 30, ASM1920278v2, whole genome shotgun sequence:
- the LOC125041519 gene encoding zinc finger protein 724-like, translating into MADDAERLFSAEEWLSFPQIEKNRYENILRNYKKMKDFGLDPSLPEFVVRQQRKQRNGFVASTARPPRVGVDDEDDEWTPEKERTPGRYASKSGSVGGGRRGGRKRKAEWSAPASARRCENYDDAPLSVDQIDVIPLWTPAKLAAAAKGTVKVVPTTADRPSGDSAEENVKPEDKGTFSGPMSQVATGTEMVTVEELPVESKTLDGVRSDDEARGKSCLPGENSTMRYPKRCSRRKLFYEESITKDDDFIYCADCEEEKEGECPYHPLFLILDNPVVRDGSEKDRARLTAPWPLTVHDSKVKGAGKGVWTNAHLPAHLVFGPYEGRVLRGHPEDGKESGYGWKIRGVGTSNTCIDAVDSAVSNWMRYVNCSRTEAETNLSAFQYKGQIYYKTDSTISRGSELMCWYGDDYGKDLGLSREPSKWKPPKRDVKDRQCKWCGLVFSSKDYLTGHLKMCRKRVRNDTLLTCSTRLTSSSNGSTKQEEATQSPKNASLQTLRSPASDEHSAECWESDYKGGSVDILKQHMLIDGGKNLFECSESGKRFADSGKLRETEGILSGEKTFECSECGKRFNQRGSLKTRQRIHSGEKPFECSECGKRFNQSGYLKTHQRIHSGEKPFECSECGKRFNRSGYLKTHQRIHSGEKPFECSQCGKRFNRSSHLKTHQRIHSGEKPFECSECGERFNQSGYLKTHQMIHSGEKPFECSECGKRFNRRGSLKTHQRIHSGEKPFECSECGKRFNRSGYLKTHQRIHSGEKPFECSQCGKRFNRSSHLKRHQRIHSGEKPFECSECGERFNQSGYLKTHQMIHSGEKPFECSECGKRFNRRGSLKTHQMIHSGEKPFECSECGKRFNRRGSLKTHQRIHSGEKPFKCSECGERFNQSGHLKTHQRIHSGEKPSAGNDLIKGYA; encoded by the exons ATGGCTGACGACGCAGAGCGACTGTTTTCGGCGGAGGAATGGCTTTCCTTCCCGCAGATCGAGAAGAATCGCTACGAGAATATCCTCAGAAACTACAAAAAGATGAAGGACTTTG GATTGGACCCCAGCCTCCCGGAGTTCGTCGTGCGACAACAGAGGAAGCAACGCAACGGGTTCGTCGCGTCCACAGCCAGGCCGCCTCGAGTCGGCgtggacgacgaggacgacgagtgGACGCCCGAGAAGGAGAGGACGCCTGGCAG ATATGCGAGCAAAAGTGGAAGCGTGGGCGGTGGCAGAAGAGGCGGTCGTAAGAGGAAGGCAGAGTGGAGCGCTCCAGCTTCGGCCAGAAGGTGTGAGAACTACGATGATGCGCCGCTCAGTGTAGACCAAATAGATGTTATTCCGCTGTGGACTCCAGCCAAGTTGGCGGCAGCTGCAAAGGGCACGGTCAAG GTAGTGCCAACAACAGCCGACAGGCCAAGTGGAGATTCCGCTGAGGAAAATGTTAAGCCAGAGGACAAGGGGACCTTTTCCGGTCCCATGTCACAGGTGGCAACGGGCACAGAGATGGTGACAGTGGAGGAGCTTCCAGTTGAGTCTAAAACACTTGATGGTGTAAGATCAGATGACGAGGCTCGGGGAAAAAGCTGTCTTCCGGGGGAAAATTCCACGATGCGGTACCCAAAACGTTGCAGCAGAAGAAAACTGTTTTATGAAGAAAGCATTACTAAAGATGACGATTTTATTT aTTGCGCAGactgtgaagaagagaaagagggagagtgtccGTATCATCCATTGTTCCTTATTTTGGATAACCCC GTCGTTCGAGACGGCAGTGAGAAAGATCGTGCTCGCCTCACAGCCCCTTGGCCCCTCACTGTCCACGACTCGAAAGTGAAGGGCGCAGGAAAAGGCGTGTGGACCAATGCTCATCTCCCAGCCCATCTTGTCTTTGGTCCCTATGAGGGCCGTGTCCTACGTGGCCATCCGGAAGACGGCAAAGAATCTGGCTATGGCTGGAAG ATTCGAGGTGTTGGGACAAGCAATACGTGCATTGATGCTGTAGACAGTGCAGTTAGTAACTGGATGCGTTACGTCAACTGTTCAAGGACTGAAGCTGAGACCAATCTATCCGCATTTCAGTACAAGGGACAGATCTACTACAAGACAGATTCTACAATTAGCAG ggGAAGCGAGCTGATGTGCTGGTACGGAGACGATTACGGGAAGGATCTGGGTCTGTCGAGAGAGCCGTCCAAGTGGAAGCCTCCGAAGAGAGATGTAAAAG ATCGACAGTGCAAATGGTGTGGCTTAGTATTCAGCTCGAAAGATTATTTAACGGGTCACCTAAAAATGTGCAGAAAGCGTGTTCGCAATGACACGCTGCTTACATGCTCCACGCGATTAACCAGCAGCAGTAATGGCTCAACCAAGCAAGAAGAGGCAACGCAGTCCCCGAAAAACGCTTCTCTTCAGACGCTGCGTTCGCCAGCATCCGATGAACATAGTGCAGAGTGTTGGGAGTCTGATTACAAGGGTGGATCTGTTGACATCCTAAAGCAACATATGCTAATAGACGGTGGAAAAAATCTGTTTGAGTGTTCTGAAAGTGGGAAACGATTTGCTGACAGTGGTAAGTTGAGGGAAACCGAAGGAATTCTGTCGGGAGAAAAGACATTCGAGTGTTCCGAGTGCGGGAAAAGGTTTAATCAAAGAGGTTCTCTGAAGACACGCCAGAGGATTCACTCAGGAGAAAAACCGTTCGAGTGTTCCGAGTGCGGGAAAAGGTTTAATCAAAGTGGTTATCTGAAGACACACCAGAGGATTCACTCAGGAGAAAAACCGTTCGAGTGTTCCGAGTGCGGGAAAAGGTTTAATCGAAGTGGTTATCTGAAGACACACCAGAGGATTCACTCAGGAGAAAAACCGTTCGAGTGTTCCCAGTGCGGGAAAAGGTTTAATCGAAGTAGTCATTTGAAGACACACCAGAGGATTCACTCAGGAGAAAAACCGTTCGAGTGTTCCGAGTGCGGGGAAAGGTTTAATCAAAGTGGTTATCTGAAGACACACCAGATGATTCACTCAGGAGAAAAACCGTTCGAGTGTTCCGAGTGCGGGAAAAGGTTTAATCGGAGAGGTTCTCTGAAGACACACCAGAGGATTCACTCAGGAGAAAAACCGTTCGAGTGTTCCGAGTGCGGGAAAAGGTTTAATCGAAGTGGTTATCTGAAGACACACCAGAGGATTCACTCAGGAGAAAAACCGTTCGAGTGTTCCCAGTGCGGGAAAAGGTTTAATCGAAGTAGTCATTTGAAGAGACACCAGAGGATTCACTCAGGAGAAAAACCGTTCGAGTGTTCCGAGTGCGGGGAAAGGTTTAATCAAAGTGGTTATCTGAAGACACACCAGATGATTCACTCAGGAGAAAAACCGTTCGAGTGTTCCGAGTGCGGGAAAAGGTTTAATCGGAGAGGTTCTCTGAAGACACACCAGATGATTCACTCAGGAGAAAAACCGTTCGAGTGTTCCGAGTGCGGGAAAAGGTTTAATCGGAGAGGTTCTCTGAAGACACACCAGAGGATTCACTCAGGAGAAAAACCGTTCAAGTGTTCCGAGTGCGGGGAAAGGTTTAATCAAAGTGGTCATCTGAAGACACACCAGAGGATTCACTCAGGAGAAAAACCGAGTGCGGGGAATGATTTAATCAAAGGGTACGCCTAA